In Oryza sativa Japonica Group chromosome 1, ASM3414082v1, the genomic stretch TATAGTTTTGGGAAGTTCATCTGAACCCTGTAGCCCAAGATCACTATAGTCAATTCATTCTCCACAGGAGATTTTTGATGCTTGTGCCGTATTTGTGTGCGCGCTGAAAATTTGTCATCTGTAGTAATATCGTCTGTGATTGAGCTGTATGCCATCAGCTATAGATAATTTAATACACCACCTCCTACTTTCCATGTGTgtttgctatatattttgctGATGTGCATCTCATATACATTCGATTAGATGTAATGTACCCTTTCGAGTTTTATGTAGTGACATATTGTTgcctgctcttttttttttcgacaGTGATGGTGAGACTTTCATATCAGCAGATGATTTGCGGATAAATCTTTGGAATTTGGAAATTAGCAACCAAAGTTTTAACATTATTGATGTTAAACCTACAAACATGGAGGACCTGACTGGTATAACTTTCAAATCTTCAAACTCTTAGCTATGCTGACTAGTGAGTATTAACATATACAGCCTTTTCTCACACAATGGGAAAAAAATGCAGTCCTATATAGCTACAGTAAGCAAAATTATGTGACTGATGTTCAACCCATGGTCTAGTCATTCTGAATTGTCATGTATTCAAACAGTTCTGCATTATGCTAACTGCTAACACTGTTTCCTTGCATGCAATTATGACAAATAAGTCAGCTAAGCTAAGATGTGTTTTAGTAAAATGGATTTGTGTGATAATTAAGTTTGTATGTCAAAGATGGTTTACTGGTTTTTGTGCAAGTGTATCCTAACCGACCTTTGTTGTTTTACTACACCTTTCAAATTaagaggtactccctccatccacaaaagttagacatattacttttgacaccaagaccaaggagaaattaaatcaccttggatgttacaaaatcaagtagtgaatgcaagcatgcaaccaatgagtatttagaggACTCCTTGGGAtctaataaaacatttaatttatctcttcatttaagtcttaaatgcataaagactacaaataggaaccacttatttggaaaaactcaaatgtgaaatatgtgtaacttttgtggatggagggagtatcatctaTCTGCCCAATGTATTTATCGATATTATTTTATTGTATTGTGTGCAGAGGTGATAACATCTGCTGAGTTCCACCCTACTCACTGTAATACATTGGCTTATAGTAGCTCAAAGGGCTCCATTCGACTTGTTGACCTGAGGCAGTCAGCCCTTTGTGACACTCATTCCCAAGTGTGAGTTTTCATTTGTTACTCATACTCTTTTTCAATATTCAACATAGTTTATTTGGATGAGCATCTGGTGGATTGGCCTGTCTTGTTCgtactattttttattatagcTATTCCTATTCTATGTGTGTAGCTTTGAGCAGCATGAGGCCCCAGGTTCAAGATCATTCTTTACTGAGATTATAGCCTCGATTTCAGACATAAAGTTTTCCAAGGATGGGAGACATATTCTCAGTCGTGATTACATGACACTGAAGGTCTGTACCAGTTTACCTGTTGACATCCCTTTACTTTTTATTGATCTTAGTCATCAAGAAGCATTGATTATGTTGGATATTACTTGGCTACATCATGCTTCAGTTATCCCTAGACAGGATAACCAGATTAGCAGGGCTACCTTTAGATGATCATCTACATATCTGCACTGCATTGCATATACTGCCTCAGATGTTTCATACTTCATTTTTCACTATTATGGTCTCTATATTCATTGTAACTGCTATGGTTTACATTCTGGGAAGCTGGTGATTTATACTATTTTCTGTAGCCATAGAGGTGTTATTTTTCTGCAGCTGTTACTTCGATGTTTTTGTGTTCATATaaattttttccttttgttccaGCTTTGGGATATTAACATGAACTCTGGTCCAGTTGCAACATTCCAGGTTCATGAGTATTTAAGGCCCAAGGTAATTCTGTACATGTTAAGATGAATAATCCATACTTCTTTGAGGATCATGAACAATAAACTATTTCACTGGAGTAACTCTGATTCATGTATTGCTTCCTGAAACTGCAGCTATGTGATTTATATGAAAATGATTCCATTTTTGATAAGTTTGAGTGCTGTCAAAGCGGAGATGGATTGCGAGTAGCAACTGGTTCTTACAGGTGTTGCTTTTGCTCATCTCAGTTATGGTACTGCTCGGTCTCCTTCATGTGAACTAATTGTTAGTTGATGTATGCTCTTTCAGCAACATTTTTCGTGTGTTTGGTTGTGGCACTGGTAGCAATGAGGCAACGACACTTGAAGCAACTCGAAACCCTACTAGGTAATCCTTCTCCTATATGAATAATGGAAGCTAACTTTATACTGTACACATCTGCTGTTTATTTCTGCCTGTAAAACTAACTATAATAGTGTTCATCTGATGCGCCTCTACCAGTCCCATTTGCTCCAATGAAGTGGAGTATTTCAAATTCAGCTATTGGCACTAACCATCTTTTCCACTCTTATTTGTCTAATGTGTAACCAGGAGGCAACTTCAGAATCCCACAAGGCCTGCTAGATCTCTAAGCACTCTGACAAGAGTTGTTAGACGAGGTTACCTTCATGATGTGTAGCATGTTTAACTTTGTAGAAGCTCGTCATTTCAACTACTAATTTTGAATCCTTATGCAGGTGCTGAAAGCACCGGAATAGAGGCCAATGGAAATTCCTACGATCTGAGCACAAAGTTGCTCCATCTCGCATGGCACCCATCCGAAAATTTAATTGCTTGTGCCGCTGCGAACAGCTTGTACATGTACTATGCATAAACAAGGAGGGGATAAGAAGAGCGACAGTATTTTTGGTAGCTGCTCCCGGTGAGAAGTGTTTTAACCCCTGGTGCAGCAGAGCAGGGAGTTGCTGGTAGTGGTGTTTTTTTTGGGCCGGTCACATGCTGTTCTTTTGAGTGCCATATAGAGCTGTCCAGAGTCCAAGAGGAAGTGACTCGATCATTCCCGGGAAGCAGCTTGattctgattattttttttcgagGGGAAAGGCCTGTCTTTCCCTTATAGGTTCATTTAGATTTAAAAGATAAGATTTCTAGTTCGACATTTGGAAGGAACAAGAACTGTTGGGAATCTGTGGTTAGATGATAAGGGGATGATCTTCCGTTGTATTCATGTTGAAATTATGGTCTTGTAACTTCAGGACAGAGGCACTGAAGCTTTT encodes the following:
- the LOC9270873 gene encoding serine/threonine protein phosphatase 2A 55 kDa regulatory subunit B beta isoform-like; its protein translation is MNGEAVVPEPAAAASSPAQASPSPPEWRFSQVFGERSAGEEVQDVDIISAIEFNKSGQHLATGDRGGRVVLFERTDAKDNACRKEAEKVDYSVSRHPEFRYKTEFQSHEPEFDYLKSLEIEEKINKIKWCQTANGALFLLSTNDKTIKFWKVQEKKVKKVSEMNLSPSNASANGRPAGSNASGSSAYLPNGGISKPVGLNSLRLPVVVTSQETSLSASCRRVFTHAHDYHINSISNNSDGETFISADDLRINLWNLEISNQSFNIIDVKPTNMEDLTEVITSAEFHPTHCNTLAYSSSKGSIRLVDLRQSALCDTHSQVFEQHEAPGSRSFFTEIIASISDIKFSKDGRHILSRDYMTLKLWDINMNSGPVATFQVHEYLRPKLCDLYENDSIFDKFECCQSGDGLRVATGSYSNIFRVFGCGTGSNEATTLEATRNPTRRQLQNPTRPARSLSTLTRVVRRGAESTGIEANGNSYDLSTKLLHLAWHPSENLIACAAANSLYMYYA